The following coding sequences lie in one Bacillus sp. BGMRC 2118 genomic window:
- a CDS encoding extracellular solute-binding protein has translation MLFKKVTMGVMSIALGASLLAGCGGGDNEAKDGKVTLELFSNKAENIETYKGLIKEFEEKNPDIKIKLDSPPEAETVIKTRLTKNDLPDLMAIGGNATYGELARAGVLNDFSDSDLINNVQPSYVDMLGRLVGPDEEGTFGIPYATNANAVIYNKEKFEALGLEVPKTWDEFVAALDKAKAAGEIPIYFTLKDAWTGMIPWNSLGANIAGEDFAQKKNNGEATFVESYDEVADKMLTLTSYGHKDNMGVAYGDGNNAFASGKGVFYLQGNWAIPEIKKANPDIQLGVFPMPVTNDPAQNKLVSGVDVVLTMNKDTKHKEEATKFLEFMLDKETAKKYTDEQKAFSAVQDVFQEDPVFEGIKANFESGALTSFPDHYYPAGMGTDGYLQEFVAKKNKESFLKKLDAEWDKIQNR, from the coding sequence ATGTTATTTAAAAAAGTTACAATGGGCGTTATGAGTATTGCATTAGGTGCTTCTTTACTAGCCGGATGTGGAGGAGGAGATAATGAAGCAAAAGACGGTAAAGTAACGCTTGAATTATTCTCTAACAAAGCAGAAAATATTGAGACTTACAAAGGGCTAATTAAAGAATTCGAAGAGAAAAATCCTGATATTAAAATTAAATTGGATTCTCCTCCGGAGGCTGAAACAGTAATTAAAACACGTTTAACTAAAAATGACTTACCAGATCTTATGGCAATCGGTGGAAATGCAACATACGGAGAATTAGCTAGAGCAGGTGTATTAAATGATTTCTCTGATTCAGACCTTATTAACAATGTTCAACCTTCTTATGTTGACATGCTTGGCAGACTAGTAGGTCCAGATGAAGAAGGAACATTTGGTATTCCATATGCAACAAATGCAAATGCTGTCATTTACAACAAAGAGAAGTTTGAAGCATTAGGACTTGAAGTTCCAAAAACGTGGGATGAATTTGTAGCAGCATTGGATAAGGCTAAGGCTGCTGGTGAAATTCCAATCTACTTCACGCTAAAAGATGCGTGGACAGGTATGATTCCTTGGAATTCACTTGGTGCGAACATTGCGGGTGAAGACTTTGCCCAAAAGAAAAATAATGGTGAAGCAACGTTTGTAGAAAGCTATGATGAAGTTGCGGATAAAATGTTGACACTCACTAGCTATGGCCATAAAGATAATATGGGTGTTGCTTACGGCGATGGAAACAACGCTTTTGCAAGTGGAAAAGGTGTATTCTACCTTCAAGGAAACTGGGCAATTCCAGAAATTAAAAAGGCAAATCCCGATATTCAACTTGGTGTGTTCCCAATGCCGGTAACAAATGACCCTGCGCAAAATAAGCTTGTATCTGGTGTTGACGTTGTATTAACAATGAATAAAGATACAAAGCATAAAGAAGAAGCTACAAAATTCCTAGAGTTTATGTTGGATAAAGAAACAGCTAAGAAATATACAGATGAACAAAAAGCATTCTCTGCAGTACAAGACGTATTCCAAGAAGATCCAGTATTCGAAGGAATTAAAGCTAATTTTGAAAGTGGAGCACTTACAAGCTTCCCAGATCACTACTATCCTGCTGGAATGGGTACTGATGGCTACCTGCAAGAATTTGTAGCGAAAAAGAACAAAGAATCATTCCTTAAGAAGTTAGATGCTGAATGGGATAAAATTCAAAATCGTTAA
- a CDS encoding LacI family transcriptional regulator — MASTIKDVAKLANVSIATVSRILNGQPGYSLKTKKKVLEAIDELGYHPNAIARGLINKKTHTIGVLFPHLSGSMVIELLRGIEKAASEHESSVIVCHTESDPNKTMKYLQLLAEKRVDGIIYTSEVLQENQYDFITKMKVPLVLLSTQSELPIPYVKVSDFEAAYSATEYLIQKGHQNIGMISGNKEDMIAGKPRIDGFIQAMKDYNLKVDTDSVMVTSGFSFWDGKMGLVNLLNQKPQTTAIFTASDEMAVGAISAASQFGINVPNDLSIIGYDNINLASMSVPPLTTIHQPFMEMGEIAGKMLMEMMDTDQVPGSSIVPHKIIERMSVKERS; from the coding sequence ATGGCTTCCACGATTAAGGATGTTGCGAAGCTAGCAAATGTTTCCATTGCAACTGTTTCAAGAATTTTAAATGGTCAACCTGGGTATTCCTTAAAAACGAAGAAGAAAGTACTAGAGGCAATTGATGAGCTTGGCTACCATCCGAATGCCATTGCAAGAGGATTAATTAATAAGAAGACACATACTATTGGTGTATTATTTCCTCACTTGTCTGGATCGATGGTAATTGAGTTATTAAGAGGCATAGAGAAAGCGGCTAGTGAACATGAATCTAGTGTCATCGTTTGTCATACAGAATCTGATCCGAATAAAACGATGAAATACCTTCAACTGCTAGCTGAAAAGCGCGTGGACGGAATTATCTATACCAGCGAAGTCTTACAAGAGAATCAATACGATTTTATAACCAAAATGAAGGTTCCTTTAGTTCTATTATCGACACAATCTGAATTACCAATTCCATATGTGAAAGTAAGTGATTTTGAGGCAGCCTATTCAGCGACAGAGTATCTGATCCAAAAAGGTCATCAAAATATTGGGATGATTAGTGGTAATAAGGAAGATATGATTGCGGGTAAACCTCGAATTGATGGGTTTATTCAGGCCATGAAAGATTACAATCTTAAGGTAGATACAGATAGTGTTATGGTGACAAGTGGATTTAGCTTTTGGGATGGGAAAATGGGTTTAGTTAATCTGTTGAATCAAAAACCACAAACAACCGCTATTTTTACAGCAAGTGATGAAATGGCAGTTGGTGCCATTTCGGCAGCAAGTCAGTTCGGGATAAACGTACCGAATGATTTGTCTATTATAGGTTACGATAATATTAACTTAGCCAGTATGTCAGTTCCGCCATTAACTACAATTCACCAACCTTTTATGGAAATGGGTGAAATTGCTGGTAAGATGTTAATGGAGATGATGGATACAGATCAAGTTCCTGGCAGCAGTATCGTTCCACATAAGATTATAGAAAGAATGAGTGTAAAGGAAAGGAGTTAA